A window of Symphalangus syndactylus isolate Jambi chromosome 24, NHGRI_mSymSyn1-v2.1_pri, whole genome shotgun sequence contains these coding sequences:
- the ADAM33 gene encoding disintegrin and metalloproteinase domain-containing protein 33 isoform X6: MGWRPRRARGTRLLLLLLLLLVWPVPSAGVLQGHIPGQPVTPHWVLDGRPWHAVSLEEPVSKPDVGLVALEAEGQELLLELEKNHRLLAPGYIETHYGPDGQPVVLAPNHTDHCHYQGRVRGFPDSWVVLCTCSGMSGLITLSSNASYYLRPWPPQGSKDFSTHKIFRMQQLLTWKGACGHRDPGDKAGMTSLPGAPQSRDRREARRTRKYLELYIVADHALFLTRHRNLNYTKQRLLEVANYVDQLLRTLDIQVVLTGLEVWTERDRSRVTQDANATLWAFLQWRRGLWAQRPHDSAQLLTGRAFQGATVGLAPVEGMCRAESSGGVSTDHSELPIGAAATMAHEIGHSLGLSHDPDGCCVEAAAESGGCVMAAATGHPFPRVFSACSRRQLRAFFRKGGGACLSNAPDPGLPVPPALCGNGFVEAGEECDCGSGQECRDLCCFAHNCSLRPGAQCAHGDCCTHCLLKPAGALCRQAMGDCDLPEFCTGTSSHCPQDVYLLDGSPCARGSGYCWDGACPTLEQQCQQLWGPGSHPAPEACFQVVNSAGDAHGNCGQDSEGHFLPCAGRDALCGKLQCQGGKPSLLAPHMVPVDSIVHLDGHEVTCRGALALPSAQLDLHGLGLVEPGTQCGPRMVCQSRRCRKTAFQEFQRCLTACHSHGVCNSNHNCHCAPGWAPPFCDKPGFGGSMDSGPVQAENHDTFLLAMLLSVLLPLLPGAGLAWCCYRLPGAHLQRCSWGCRRDPACSGPKDGPHRDHPLGGDHPMELGPTATGQPWPLDPENSHEPSSHPEKPLPAVSPDPQADQVQMPRSCLW, encoded by the exons GTCTCGAAGCCAGACGTGGGGCTGGTGGCCCTGGAGGCTGAAGGCCAGGAGCTCCTGCTTGAGCTGGAGAAGAACCA CAGGCTGCTGGCCCCAGGATACATAGAAACTCACTACGGCCCAGATGGGCAGCCAGTGGTGCTGGCCCCCAACCACACG GATCATTGCCACTACCAAGGGCGAGTAAGGGGCTTCCCCGACTCCTGGGTAGTCCTCTGCACCTGCTCTGGGATGAG TGGCCTGATCACCCTCAGCAGCAATGCCAGCTATTATCTGCGTCCCTGGCCACCCCAGGGCTCCAAGGACTTCTCAACCCACAAGATCTTCCGGATGCAGCAGCTGCTCACCTGGAAAGGAGCCTGTGGCCACAGGGATCCTGGGGACAAAGCGGGCATGACCAGCCTTCCTGGTGCTCCCCAGAGCAGG GACAGGCGAGAAGCGCGCAGGACCCGGAAGTACCTGGAACTGTACATTGTGGCAGACCACGCCCTG TTCTTGACTCGGCACCGAAACTTGAACTACACCAAACAGCGTCTCCTGGAAGTCGCCAACTACGTGGACCAG CTTCTCAGGACTCTGGACATTCAGGTGGTGCTGACCGGCCTGGAAGTGTGGACCGAGCGGGACCGCAGCCGTGTCACGCAGGACGCCAACGCCACGCTCTGGGCCTTCCTGCAGTGGCGCCGGGGACTGTGGGCGCAGCGGCCCCACGACTCCGCGCAGCTGCTCAC GGGCCGCGCCTTCCAGGGCGCCACGGTGGGCCTGGCGCCCGTCGAGGGCATGTGCCGCGCCGAGAGCTCGGGAGGCGTGAGCACG GACCACTCGGAGCTCCCCATTGGCGCCGCAGCCACCATGGCCCATGAGATTGGCCACAGCCTCGGACTCAGCCACGACCCCGACGGCTGCTGCGTGGAGGCTGCGGCCGAGTCCGGAGGCTGCGTCATGGCTGCGGCCACCGG GCACCCGTTTCCGCGCGTGTTCAGCGCCTGCAGCCGCCGCCAGCTGCGCGCCTTCTTCCGCAAGGGGGGCGGCGCGTGCCTATCCAATGCCCCGGACCCCGGACTCCCGGTGCCTCCGGCGCTCTGCGGGAACGGCTTCGTGGAGGCGGGCGAGGAGTGTGACTGCGGCTCTGGCCAG GAGTGCCGCGACCTCTGCTGCTTTGCTCACAACTGCTCGCTGCGCCCGGGGGCCCAGTGCGCCCACGGGGACTGCTGCACGCACTGCCTG CTGAAGCCGGCTGGAGCGCTGTGCCGCCAGGCTATGGGTGACTGTGACCTCCCTGAGTTCTGCACGGGCACCTCCTCCCACTGTCCCCAGGACGTTTACCTACTGGATGGCTCACCCTGTGCCAGGGGCAGTGGCTACTGCTGGGATGGCGCATGTCCCACGCTGGAGCAGCAGTGCCAGCAGCTCtgggggcctg GCTCCCATCCAGCTCCCGAGGCCTGTTTCCAGGTGGTGAACTCTGCGGGAGATGCCCATGGAAACTGCGGCCAGGACAGCGAGGGCCACTTCCTGCCCTGTGCAGGGAG GGATGCCCTGTGTGGGAAGCTGCAGTGCCAGGGCGGAAAGCCCAGCCTGCTTGCACCACACATGGTGCCAGTGGACTCCATCGTTCACCTAGATGGTCATGAAGTGACCTGTCGGGGAGCCTTGGCACTCCCCAGTGCCCAGCTGGACCTGCATGGCCTGGGCTTGGTAGAGCCAGGCACCCAGTGTGGACCTAGAATG GTGTGCCAGAGCAGGCGCTGCAGGAAGACTGCCTTCCAGGAGTTTCAGCGCTGCCTGACTGCCTGCCACAGCCACGGG GTTTGCAATAGCAACCATAactgccactgtgctccaggctgggCTCCACCCTTCTGTGACAAGCCAGGCTTTGGTGGCAGCATGGACAGTGGCCCTGTGCAGGCTGAAA ACCATGACACCTTCCTGCTGGCCATGCTCCTCAGCGTCCTGCTGCCTCTGCTCCCAGGGGCCGGCCTGGCCTGGTGTTGCTACCGACTCCCAGGAGCCCATCTGCAGCGatgcagctggggctgcaggaggGACCCTGCGTGCAGTGG GCCCAAAGATGGCCCACACAGGGACCACCCCCTGGGTGGCGATCACCCCATGGAGTTGGGCCCCACAGCCACTGGACAGCCCTGGCCCCTGG ACCCTGAGAACTCTCATGAGCCCAGCAGCCACCCTGAGAAGCCTCTGCCGGCAGTCTCACCTGACCCCCAAG CAGATCAAGTCCAGATGCCAAGATCCTGCCTCTGGTGA
- the ADAM33 gene encoding disintegrin and metalloproteinase domain-containing protein 33 isoform X2, producing the protein MGWRPRRARGTRLLLLLLLLLVWPVPSAGVLQGHIPGQPVTPHWVLDGRPWHAVSLEEPVSKPDVGLVALEAEGQELLLELEKNHRLLAPGYIETHYGPDGQPVVLAPNHTDHCHYQGRVRGFPDSWVVLCTCSGMSGLITLSSNASYYLRPWPPQGSKDFSTHKIFRMQQLLTWKGACGHRDPGDKAGMTSLPGAPQSRDRREARRTRKYLELYIVADHALFLTRHRNLNYTKQRLLEVANYVDQLLRTLDIQVVLTGLEVWTERDRSRVTQDANATLWAFLQWRRGLWAQRPHDSAQLLTGRAFQGATVGLAPVEGMCRAESSGGVSTVSPAGGSEGRDRRLYGRSDRPPRPPRTTRSSPLAPQPPWPMRLATASDSATTPTAAAWRLRPSPEAASWLRPPGTRFRACSAPAAAASCAPSSARGAARAYPMPRTPDSRCLRRSAGTASWRRARSVTAALARLSRLARPPLALSAQVWGAAPSPGPFLPFWSQECRDLCCFAHNCSLRPGAQCAHGDCCTHCLLKPAGALCRQAMGDCDLPEFCTGTSSHCPQDVYLLDGSPCARGSGYCWDGACPTLEQQCQQLWGPGSHPAPEACFQVVNSAGDAHGNCGQDSEGHFLPCAGRDALCGKLQCQGGKPSLLAPHMVPVDSIVHLDGHEVTCRGALALPSAQLDLHGLGLVEPGTQCGPRMVCQSRRCRKTAFQEFQRCLTACHSHGVCNSNHNCHCAPGWAPPFCDKPGFGGSMDSGPVQAENHDTFLLAMLLSVLLPLLPGAGLAWCCYRLPGAHLQRCSWGCRRDPACSGPKDGPHRDHPLGGDHPMELGPTATGQPWPLDPENSHEPSSHPEKPLPAVSPDPQDQVQMPRSCLW; encoded by the exons GTCTCGAAGCCAGACGTGGGGCTGGTGGCCCTGGAGGCTGAAGGCCAGGAGCTCCTGCTTGAGCTGGAGAAGAACCA CAGGCTGCTGGCCCCAGGATACATAGAAACTCACTACGGCCCAGATGGGCAGCCAGTGGTGCTGGCCCCCAACCACACG GATCATTGCCACTACCAAGGGCGAGTAAGGGGCTTCCCCGACTCCTGGGTAGTCCTCTGCACCTGCTCTGGGATGAG TGGCCTGATCACCCTCAGCAGCAATGCCAGCTATTATCTGCGTCCCTGGCCACCCCAGGGCTCCAAGGACTTCTCAACCCACAAGATCTTCCGGATGCAGCAGCTGCTCACCTGGAAAGGAGCCTGTGGCCACAGGGATCCTGGGGACAAAGCGGGCATGACCAGCCTTCCTGGTGCTCCCCAGAGCAGG GACAGGCGAGAAGCGCGCAGGACCCGGAAGTACCTGGAACTGTACATTGTGGCAGACCACGCCCTG TTCTTGACTCGGCACCGAAACTTGAACTACACCAAACAGCGTCTCCTGGAAGTCGCCAACTACGTGGACCAG CTTCTCAGGACTCTGGACATTCAGGTGGTGCTGACCGGCCTGGAAGTGTGGACCGAGCGGGACCGCAGCCGTGTCACGCAGGACGCCAACGCCACGCTCTGGGCCTTCCTGCAGTGGCGCCGGGGACTGTGGGCGCAGCGGCCCCACGACTCCGCGCAGCTGCTCAC GGGCCGCGCCTTCCAGGGCGCCACGGTGGGCCTGGCGCCCGTCGAGGGCATGTGCCGCGCCGAGAGCTCGGGAGGCGTGAGCACGGTGAGCCCCGCGGGCGGGAGCGAGGGGAGAGACAGGAGACTCTACGGCCGCAGTGACCGCCCCCCCCGACCCCCTAGGACCACTCGGAGCTCCCCATTGGCGCCGCAGCCACCATGGCCCATGAGATTGGCCACAGCCTCGGACTCAGCCACGACCCCGACGGCTGCTGCGTGGAGGCTGCGGCCGAGTCCGGAGGCTGCGTCATGGCTGCGGCCACCGG GCACCCGTTTCCGCGCGTGTTCAGCGCCTGCAGCCGCCGCCAGCTGCGCGCCTTCTTCCGCAAGGGGGGCGGCGCGTGCCTATCCAATGCCCCGGACCCCGGACTCCCGGTGCCTCCGGCGCTCTGCGGGAACGGCTTCGTGGAGGCGGGCGAGGAGTGTGACTGCGGCTCTGGCCAGGTTAAGTCGGCTCGCTCGGCCCCCACTCGCCCTCTCCGCCCAGGTCTGGGGCGCTGCGCCGTCACCTGGTCCCTTCTTGCCTTTCTGGTCTCAGGAGTGCCGCGACCTCTGCTGCTTTGCTCACAACTGCTCGCTGCGCCCGGGGGCCCAGTGCGCCCACGGGGACTGCTGCACGCACTGCCTG CTGAAGCCGGCTGGAGCGCTGTGCCGCCAGGCTATGGGTGACTGTGACCTCCCTGAGTTCTGCACGGGCACCTCCTCCCACTGTCCCCAGGACGTTTACCTACTGGATGGCTCACCCTGTGCCAGGGGCAGTGGCTACTGCTGGGATGGCGCATGTCCCACGCTGGAGCAGCAGTGCCAGCAGCTCtgggggcctg GCTCCCATCCAGCTCCCGAGGCCTGTTTCCAGGTGGTGAACTCTGCGGGAGATGCCCATGGAAACTGCGGCCAGGACAGCGAGGGCCACTTCCTGCCCTGTGCAGGGAG GGATGCCCTGTGTGGGAAGCTGCAGTGCCAGGGCGGAAAGCCCAGCCTGCTTGCACCACACATGGTGCCAGTGGACTCCATCGTTCACCTAGATGGTCATGAAGTGACCTGTCGGGGAGCCTTGGCACTCCCCAGTGCCCAGCTGGACCTGCATGGCCTGGGCTTGGTAGAGCCAGGCACCCAGTGTGGACCTAGAATG GTGTGCCAGAGCAGGCGCTGCAGGAAGACTGCCTTCCAGGAGTTTCAGCGCTGCCTGACTGCCTGCCACAGCCACGGG GTTTGCAATAGCAACCATAactgccactgtgctccaggctgggCTCCACCCTTCTGTGACAAGCCAGGCTTTGGTGGCAGCATGGACAGTGGCCCTGTGCAGGCTGAAA ACCATGACACCTTCCTGCTGGCCATGCTCCTCAGCGTCCTGCTGCCTCTGCTCCCAGGGGCCGGCCTGGCCTGGTGTTGCTACCGACTCCCAGGAGCCCATCTGCAGCGatgcagctggggctgcaggaggGACCCTGCGTGCAGTGG GCCCAAAGATGGCCCACACAGGGACCACCCCCTGGGTGGCGATCACCCCATGGAGTTGGGCCCCACAGCCACTGGACAGCCCTGGCCCCTGG ACCCTGAGAACTCTCATGAGCCCAGCAGCCACCCTGAGAAGCCTCTGCCGGCAGTCTCACCTGACCCCCAAG ATCAAGTCCAGATGCCAAGATCCTGCCTCTGGTGA
- the ADAM33 gene encoding disintegrin and metalloproteinase domain-containing protein 33 isoform X8 codes for MGWRPRRARGTRLLLLLLLLLVWPVPSAGVLQGHIPGQPVTPHWVLDGRPWHAVSLEEPVSKPDVGLVALEAEGQELLLELEKNHRLLAPGYIETHYGPDGQPVVLAPNHTDHCHYQGRVRGFPDSWVVLCTCSGMSGLITLSSNASYYLRPWPPQGSKDFSTHKIFRMQQLLTWKGACGHRDPGDKAGMTSLPGAPQSRDRREARRTRKYLELYIVADHALFLTRHRNLNYTKQRLLEVANYVDQLLRTLDIQVVLTGLEVWTERDRSRVTQDANATLWAFLQWRRGLWAQRPHDSAQLLTGRAFQGATVGLAPVEGMCRAESSGGVSTDHSELPIGAAATMAHEIGHSLGLSHDPDGCCVEAAAESGGCVMAAATGHPFPRVFSACSRRQLRAFFRKGGGACLSNAPDPGLPVPPALCGNGFVEAGEECDCGSGQECRDLCCFAHNCSLRPGAQCAHGDCCTHCLLKPAGALCRQAMGDCDLPEFCTGTSSHCPQDVYLLDGSPCARGSGYCWDGACPTLEQQCQQLWGPGSHPAPEACFQVVNSAGDAHGNCGQDSEGHFLPCAGRDALCGKLQCQGGKPSLLAPHMVPVDSIVHLDGHEVTCRGALALPSAQLDLHGLGLVEPGTQCGPRMVCNSNHNCHCAPGWAPPFCDKPGFGGSMDSGPVQAENHDTFLLAMLLSVLLPLLPGAGLAWCCYRLPGAHLQRCSWGCRRDPACSGPKDGPHRDHPLGGDHPMELGPTATGQPWPLDPENSHEPSSHPEKPLPAVSPDPQADQVQMPRSCLW; via the exons GTCTCGAAGCCAGACGTGGGGCTGGTGGCCCTGGAGGCTGAAGGCCAGGAGCTCCTGCTTGAGCTGGAGAAGAACCA CAGGCTGCTGGCCCCAGGATACATAGAAACTCACTACGGCCCAGATGGGCAGCCAGTGGTGCTGGCCCCCAACCACACG GATCATTGCCACTACCAAGGGCGAGTAAGGGGCTTCCCCGACTCCTGGGTAGTCCTCTGCACCTGCTCTGGGATGAG TGGCCTGATCACCCTCAGCAGCAATGCCAGCTATTATCTGCGTCCCTGGCCACCCCAGGGCTCCAAGGACTTCTCAACCCACAAGATCTTCCGGATGCAGCAGCTGCTCACCTGGAAAGGAGCCTGTGGCCACAGGGATCCTGGGGACAAAGCGGGCATGACCAGCCTTCCTGGTGCTCCCCAGAGCAGG GACAGGCGAGAAGCGCGCAGGACCCGGAAGTACCTGGAACTGTACATTGTGGCAGACCACGCCCTG TTCTTGACTCGGCACCGAAACTTGAACTACACCAAACAGCGTCTCCTGGAAGTCGCCAACTACGTGGACCAG CTTCTCAGGACTCTGGACATTCAGGTGGTGCTGACCGGCCTGGAAGTGTGGACCGAGCGGGACCGCAGCCGTGTCACGCAGGACGCCAACGCCACGCTCTGGGCCTTCCTGCAGTGGCGCCGGGGACTGTGGGCGCAGCGGCCCCACGACTCCGCGCAGCTGCTCAC GGGCCGCGCCTTCCAGGGCGCCACGGTGGGCCTGGCGCCCGTCGAGGGCATGTGCCGCGCCGAGAGCTCGGGAGGCGTGAGCACG GACCACTCGGAGCTCCCCATTGGCGCCGCAGCCACCATGGCCCATGAGATTGGCCACAGCCTCGGACTCAGCCACGACCCCGACGGCTGCTGCGTGGAGGCTGCGGCCGAGTCCGGAGGCTGCGTCATGGCTGCGGCCACCGG GCACCCGTTTCCGCGCGTGTTCAGCGCCTGCAGCCGCCGCCAGCTGCGCGCCTTCTTCCGCAAGGGGGGCGGCGCGTGCCTATCCAATGCCCCGGACCCCGGACTCCCGGTGCCTCCGGCGCTCTGCGGGAACGGCTTCGTGGAGGCGGGCGAGGAGTGTGACTGCGGCTCTGGCCAG GAGTGCCGCGACCTCTGCTGCTTTGCTCACAACTGCTCGCTGCGCCCGGGGGCCCAGTGCGCCCACGGGGACTGCTGCACGCACTGCCTG CTGAAGCCGGCTGGAGCGCTGTGCCGCCAGGCTATGGGTGACTGTGACCTCCCTGAGTTCTGCACGGGCACCTCCTCCCACTGTCCCCAGGACGTTTACCTACTGGATGGCTCACCCTGTGCCAGGGGCAGTGGCTACTGCTGGGATGGCGCATGTCCCACGCTGGAGCAGCAGTGCCAGCAGCTCtgggggcctg GCTCCCATCCAGCTCCCGAGGCCTGTTTCCAGGTGGTGAACTCTGCGGGAGATGCCCATGGAAACTGCGGCCAGGACAGCGAGGGCCACTTCCTGCCCTGTGCAGGGAG GGATGCCCTGTGTGGGAAGCTGCAGTGCCAGGGCGGAAAGCCCAGCCTGCTTGCACCACACATGGTGCCAGTGGACTCCATCGTTCACCTAGATGGTCATGAAGTGACCTGTCGGGGAGCCTTGGCACTCCCCAGTGCCCAGCTGGACCTGCATGGCCTGGGCTTGGTAGAGCCAGGCACCCAGTGTGGACCTAGAATG GTTTGCAATAGCAACCATAactgccactgtgctccaggctgggCTCCACCCTTCTGTGACAAGCCAGGCTTTGGTGGCAGCATGGACAGTGGCCCTGTGCAGGCTGAAA ACCATGACACCTTCCTGCTGGCCATGCTCCTCAGCGTCCTGCTGCCTCTGCTCCCAGGGGCCGGCCTGGCCTGGTGTTGCTACCGACTCCCAGGAGCCCATCTGCAGCGatgcagctggggctgcaggaggGACCCTGCGTGCAGTGG GCCCAAAGATGGCCCACACAGGGACCACCCCCTGGGTGGCGATCACCCCATGGAGTTGGGCCCCACAGCCACTGGACAGCCCTGGCCCCTGG ACCCTGAGAACTCTCATGAGCCCAGCAGCCACCCTGAGAAGCCTCTGCCGGCAGTCTCACCTGACCCCCAAG CAGATCAAGTCCAGATGCCAAGATCCTGCCTCTGGTGA
- the ADAM33 gene encoding disintegrin and metalloproteinase domain-containing protein 33 isoform X7, with product MGWRPRRARGTRLLLLLLLLLVWPVPSAGVLQGHIPGQPVTPHWVLDGRPWHAVSLEEPVSKPDVGLVALEAEGQELLLELEKNHRLLAPGYIETHYGPDGQPVVLAPNHTDHCHYQGRVRGFPDSWVVLCTCSGMSGLITLSSNASYYLRPWPPQGSKDFSTHKIFRMQQLLTWKGACGHRDPGDKAGMTSLPGAPQSRDRREARRTRKYLELYIVADHALFLTRHRNLNYTKQRLLEVANYVDQLLRTLDIQVVLTGLEVWTERDRSRVTQDANATLWAFLQWRRGLWAQRPHDSAQLLTGRAFQGATVGLAPVEGMCRAESSGGVSTDHSELPIGAAATMAHEIGHSLGLSHDPDGCCVEAAAESGGCVMAAATGHPFPRVFSACSRRQLRAFFRKGGGACLSNAPDPGLPVPPALCGNGFVEAGEECDCGSGQECRDLCCFAHNCSLRPGAQCAHGDCCTHCLLKPAGALCRQAMGDCDLPEFCTGTSSHCPQDVYLLDGSPCARGSGYCWDGACPTLEQQCQQLWGPGSHPAPEACFQVVNSAGDAHGNCGQDSEGHFLPCAGRDALCGKLQCQGGKPSLLAPHMVPVDSIVHLDGHEVTCRGALALPSAQLDLHGLGLVEPGTQCGPRMVCQSRRCRKTAFQEFQRCLTACHSHGVCNSNHNCHCAPGWAPPFCDKPGFGGSMDSGPVQAENHDTFLLAMLLSVLLPLLPGAGLAWCCYRLPGAHLQRCSWGCRRDPACSGPKDGPHRDHPLGGDHPMELGPTATGQPWPLDPENSHEPSSHPEKPLPAVSPDPQDQVQMPRSCLW from the exons GTCTCGAAGCCAGACGTGGGGCTGGTGGCCCTGGAGGCTGAAGGCCAGGAGCTCCTGCTTGAGCTGGAGAAGAACCA CAGGCTGCTGGCCCCAGGATACATAGAAACTCACTACGGCCCAGATGGGCAGCCAGTGGTGCTGGCCCCCAACCACACG GATCATTGCCACTACCAAGGGCGAGTAAGGGGCTTCCCCGACTCCTGGGTAGTCCTCTGCACCTGCTCTGGGATGAG TGGCCTGATCACCCTCAGCAGCAATGCCAGCTATTATCTGCGTCCCTGGCCACCCCAGGGCTCCAAGGACTTCTCAACCCACAAGATCTTCCGGATGCAGCAGCTGCTCACCTGGAAAGGAGCCTGTGGCCACAGGGATCCTGGGGACAAAGCGGGCATGACCAGCCTTCCTGGTGCTCCCCAGAGCAGG GACAGGCGAGAAGCGCGCAGGACCCGGAAGTACCTGGAACTGTACATTGTGGCAGACCACGCCCTG TTCTTGACTCGGCACCGAAACTTGAACTACACCAAACAGCGTCTCCTGGAAGTCGCCAACTACGTGGACCAG CTTCTCAGGACTCTGGACATTCAGGTGGTGCTGACCGGCCTGGAAGTGTGGACCGAGCGGGACCGCAGCCGTGTCACGCAGGACGCCAACGCCACGCTCTGGGCCTTCCTGCAGTGGCGCCGGGGACTGTGGGCGCAGCGGCCCCACGACTCCGCGCAGCTGCTCAC GGGCCGCGCCTTCCAGGGCGCCACGGTGGGCCTGGCGCCCGTCGAGGGCATGTGCCGCGCCGAGAGCTCGGGAGGCGTGAGCACG GACCACTCGGAGCTCCCCATTGGCGCCGCAGCCACCATGGCCCATGAGATTGGCCACAGCCTCGGACTCAGCCACGACCCCGACGGCTGCTGCGTGGAGGCTGCGGCCGAGTCCGGAGGCTGCGTCATGGCTGCGGCCACCGG GCACCCGTTTCCGCGCGTGTTCAGCGCCTGCAGCCGCCGCCAGCTGCGCGCCTTCTTCCGCAAGGGGGGCGGCGCGTGCCTATCCAATGCCCCGGACCCCGGACTCCCGGTGCCTCCGGCGCTCTGCGGGAACGGCTTCGTGGAGGCGGGCGAGGAGTGTGACTGCGGCTCTGGCCAG GAGTGCCGCGACCTCTGCTGCTTTGCTCACAACTGCTCGCTGCGCCCGGGGGCCCAGTGCGCCCACGGGGACTGCTGCACGCACTGCCTG CTGAAGCCGGCTGGAGCGCTGTGCCGCCAGGCTATGGGTGACTGTGACCTCCCTGAGTTCTGCACGGGCACCTCCTCCCACTGTCCCCAGGACGTTTACCTACTGGATGGCTCACCCTGTGCCAGGGGCAGTGGCTACTGCTGGGATGGCGCATGTCCCACGCTGGAGCAGCAGTGCCAGCAGCTCtgggggcctg GCTCCCATCCAGCTCCCGAGGCCTGTTTCCAGGTGGTGAACTCTGCGGGAGATGCCCATGGAAACTGCGGCCAGGACAGCGAGGGCCACTTCCTGCCCTGTGCAGGGAG GGATGCCCTGTGTGGGAAGCTGCAGTGCCAGGGCGGAAAGCCCAGCCTGCTTGCACCACACATGGTGCCAGTGGACTCCATCGTTCACCTAGATGGTCATGAAGTGACCTGTCGGGGAGCCTTGGCACTCCCCAGTGCCCAGCTGGACCTGCATGGCCTGGGCTTGGTAGAGCCAGGCACCCAGTGTGGACCTAGAATG GTGTGCCAGAGCAGGCGCTGCAGGAAGACTGCCTTCCAGGAGTTTCAGCGCTGCCTGACTGCCTGCCACAGCCACGGG GTTTGCAATAGCAACCATAactgccactgtgctccaggctgggCTCCACCCTTCTGTGACAAGCCAGGCTTTGGTGGCAGCATGGACAGTGGCCCTGTGCAGGCTGAAA ACCATGACACCTTCCTGCTGGCCATGCTCCTCAGCGTCCTGCTGCCTCTGCTCCCAGGGGCCGGCCTGGCCTGGTGTTGCTACCGACTCCCAGGAGCCCATCTGCAGCGatgcagctggggctgcaggaggGACCCTGCGTGCAGTGG GCCCAAAGATGGCCCACACAGGGACCACCCCCTGGGTGGCGATCACCCCATGGAGTTGGGCCCCACAGCCACTGGACAGCCCTGGCCCCTGG ACCCTGAGAACTCTCATGAGCCCAGCAGCCACCCTGAGAAGCCTCTGCCGGCAGTCTCACCTGACCCCCAAG ATCAAGTCCAGATGCCAAGATCCTGCCTCTGGTGA